Below is a window of Hydrogenimonas sp. SS33 DNA.
GAGCTGCCCCGTGGAGATGACGGCGACGGACTCTTTGCCGTGCTCGGCCTGGATGGCTTTGAACTTGTCGCTGACGGTTTGAAAGGCTTCGTCCCAGCTGACCTGCTCGAAGCCGCCGCCCCGCTTGATCATCGCACCGGGCAGGCGGGTGGGAGCACGCACCATCTCATGCTCGCTAAGCCCCTTGGGGCAAAGCGTCCCCCGGTTGACGGGATGGTCCGGATCGCCTTTGACATAGACCGGATCACCGTTTTTGACTCCGATATAGAGCCCGCAGCCTACGCCGCAGTAGCCGCAAGTCGAGCGCACCCACTTCTCGGGGGCTTTGGATTTGGCCACCTTGCCGAAGAAGGGGTCGTCGACGAGGGCGTATTTCTCCTCCTTGATGTCGAGGCCCAAAAACTCTTTCGCTTTATCAAAAATTCCCATAATGACTCCTATCTCTCTCCCAAATGACCAGTGACCAATCACCATCTTTCAATGCCTCTGATTCCCGGCGAAGAAGTTCCCCGCCAGACCCAGGGGGACGACCGTCGTGTAGAAAAGGCAGCGCCCCAAGAGTTCGCTGGCGGTGGCGCCCAGAAGGGCGATGCCAAGCAGCAGGGCCGCCGTCACGTCCATCCCCGCCGCCGCGAAGACGATGGCGAGCATCGGCAGGGCGATGGCGAAGAGGGCCAGGCTGAGCAGGCGCAGCCTCTTTAGCTTGCCGAAGTGCTCCTCCAGCAGCCGTTTGGTGCGGCTGAGCTGGTAATAGAGGGGGTTTGCTTTGTCCAGGTATTTGTAGAAGAGGACCTCCTCGTAAATCAGGTACATCTGCGCCATCCCCAGCATCAGGGTCGGGGCCATCAGGGCCAGGAGGCTGCGGTTTTCATTTGAGAGCGCCATCACCACCGCCACCAGCAGAAAGCCAAGGTATCCCGTGCCGAAAAAGCGCAGGGTCGTGCTCTTGCGGTTCCAGGCGGGGCGGGCGGGGATACGGTAGATCATGCTCTGGGCGTAGATGCCGTAGACGCCGAGAACGGCAATGGGAATCTCCACCAGAAGCCTGAGCCATGCCGGTGCGCCGAGGAGATAGAGCCCCGCCAGAACCGTCACACCGCCGGCGTAGGCCCCCAGAGCCGCCGCTTCCCGGCTGAGCCAGGAGGTTTTGAGGTTTTTCATGGCGGTGATGGCCAGAATGGGGCGTCCCAGGTGCAGGGCCGAAAGGGGCAGGCCGATGGCCGCCGGGGCCAGCACCGCCAACACCATCCAAAGCGACGGGGCGGGGAGGTCGAGGCCCAGCAGGTGCAGCAGCTCGCCGAAAAAGAGGGCGACGAAGCCTCCCACACTCATCTGGGTCAGCACCGTCATGAAGACCAGGGGAAGCTCCGGATGGGCGGGCTTGAGGATATGCTCGTCCGCCGGGCGCACCTCCTCGCCCTCGGGGAGTTCGGGGAGGGTGTAGCGGGTGGTGGGCTTGGTGATGGCCACATCGGGCAGATGGGGCGCGACCCCCTCTTTGGCCATGTCGTTGCGGATCCACTCCTCCTTGTCCACCACTTCGATCTGGATCGCCCCGGCGGGGCAGGCCTGCACGCAGGCGGGCGTCTGGCCGGCCTCCAGCTTGTCGACGCACATGTGGCACTTGGTGACGATGCCCCGCTCTTCGTGAAACACCGGCACTTCGTAGGGGCAGTTCCAGGTGCAGTACTGGCATCCGATGCA
It encodes the following:
- a CDS encoding DmsC/YnfH family molybdoenzyme membrane anchor subunit, with the protein product MSQPSTPIDSFLRHKADTGMQCGNYSIDIPELKPGQQYRFHFDMTACVGCHCCEVACNEQNGNPAEIKWRRVGEMEAGHFPDTLQLFNSMSCNHCIDPACLNGCPTESYIKLENGIVYHVDEDCIGCQYCTWNCPYEVPVFHEERGIVTKCHMCVDKLEAGQTPACVQACPAGAIQIEVVDKEEWIRNDMAKEGVAPHLPDVAITKPTTRYTLPELPEGEEVRPADEHILKPAHPELPLVFMTVLTQMSVGGFVALFFGELLHLLGLDLPAPSLWMVLAVLAPAAIGLPLSALHLGRPILAITAMKNLKTSWLSREAAALGAYAGGVTVLAGLYLLGAPAWLRLLVEIPIAVLGVYGIYAQSMIYRIPARPAWNRKSTTLRFFGTGYLGFLLVAVVMALSNENRSLLALMAPTLMLGMAQMYLIYEEVLFYKYLDKANPLYYQLSRTKRLLEEHFGKLKRLRLLSLALFAIALPMLAIVFAAAGMDVTAALLLGIALLGATASELLGRCLFYTTVVPLGLAGNFFAGNQRH